In Halomarina salina, one DNA window encodes the following:
- a CDS encoding NADPH:quinone reductase, with the protein MRAVRYHETGGPDVLQVDDVEPPEPGHGEVVVDVHAAGVNPVDTYFRTGEYPVPEFPWVPGSDLAGVVGAVGPDVDEFAVGDRVFGTGLGRTVSGTHAEQVTAPVDLLARLPDDASFLEGAAVALVGVTAWQALVGYADLEPAETCLVHGGSGGVGHVAVQLAEATGATVVTTASEQYHDHLRDLGADVVLDYRRDDLETAIVDAGRPDVVLDTFMNEYFPLDARVAAPGGRIVGIGNTADEARVPLGPAKSKDLRYQVMSMFNVEEYGPVLDRLGRLVVKGEVVPEVARTFPLEETADAHRTVLEESFLGKVVVEP; encoded by the coding sequence ATGCGAGCCGTACGCTATCACGAGACGGGTGGGCCGGACGTGCTGCAGGTAGACGACGTCGAACCGCCGGAGCCCGGTCACGGCGAGGTGGTCGTCGACGTCCACGCCGCTGGCGTCAACCCGGTCGACACGTACTTCAGGACCGGCGAGTACCCGGTTCCCGAGTTCCCGTGGGTTCCGGGGTCGGACCTCGCGGGCGTCGTCGGCGCGGTCGGTCCCGACGTCGACGAGTTCGCGGTCGGCGACCGGGTGTTCGGGACGGGTCTCGGTCGGACCGTGTCGGGCACCCACGCCGAGCAGGTCACCGCGCCGGTCGACCTGCTCGCGCGACTCCCCGACGACGCGTCGTTCCTCGAAGGCGCGGCCGTCGCCCTCGTCGGCGTGACGGCGTGGCAGGCGCTGGTGGGCTACGCGGACCTCGAACCCGCCGAGACCTGCCTCGTCCACGGCGGCAGCGGCGGCGTCGGCCACGTCGCGGTGCAGCTCGCCGAGGCGACCGGTGCGACGGTGGTGACCACCGCGAGCGAGCAGTACCACGACCACCTGCGCGACCTCGGGGCGGACGTGGTGCTCGACTACCGCCGCGACGACCTGGAGACCGCCATCGTCGACGCGGGACGGCCGGACGTCGTCCTCGACACGTTCATGAACGAGTACTTCCCGCTCGACGCTCGCGTCGCCGCTCCCGGCGGGCGCATCGTCGGCATCGGGAACACGGCCGACGAGGCGCGCGTGCCGCTCGGCCCGGCGAAGTCGAAGGACCTGCGCTATCAGGTGATGTCGATGTTCAACGTCGAGGAGTACGGGCCGGTTCTCGACCGCCTGGGCCGACTCGTCGTCAAGGGCGAGGTGGTGCCCGAGGTCGCGCGGACCTTCCCGCTGGAGGAGACGGCCGACGCTCACCGGACGGTGCTGGAGGAGTCGTTCCTCGGCAAGGTCGTCGTCGAGCCCTGA
- a CDS encoding uracil-DNA glycosylase family protein — protein sequence MENVTDRTNNPFGMRPPCDQYVPGYGDANAVFHVVGDHPGVHGGAPTADGGVAAEHGVDADATDLDGVGVPFTNESGLRLQRALAEGGLLDDPGLRPQVPRTFLSYLHMCVVDGTPTDREYDEMERYFDAELRAIAAHVLLPVGERATRHVVAEYTARAEKVEYDMAALHGTELRGSGFLVYPIRDPSEWEESDHQRLVQALRALQSTDFRREVDLGRFLPGGETYRVR from the coding sequence GTGGAGAACGTCACCGACCGGACGAACAACCCGTTCGGCATGCGCCCGCCCTGCGACCAGTACGTCCCCGGGTACGGTGACGCCAACGCCGTGTTCCACGTCGTCGGCGACCACCCGGGCGTCCACGGCGGGGCACCGACCGCGGACGGCGGCGTCGCCGCGGAGCACGGGGTCGACGCGGACGCGACCGACCTCGACGGCGTCGGGGTGCCGTTCACGAACGAGTCGGGACTCCGACTCCAGCGTGCGCTGGCCGAGGGCGGTCTGCTGGACGACCCGGGACTGCGCCCGCAGGTCCCCCGGACGTTCCTCTCGTACCTGCACATGTGCGTCGTCGACGGGACGCCGACCGACCGCGAGTACGACGAGATGGAGCGCTACTTCGACGCCGAACTGCGCGCCATCGCCGCCCACGTCCTCCTGCCGGTCGGCGAGCGAGCGACCCGCCACGTCGTCGCGGAGTACACCGCACGGGCCGAGAAGGTGGAGTACGACATGGCCGCGCTCCACGGGACGGAGCTACGCGGCAGCGGCTTCCTCGTCTACCCCATCCGCGACCCGAGCGAGTGGGAGGAGAGCGACCACCAGCGACTCGTGCAGGCGCTCCGGGCGCTCCAGTCGACGGACTTCCGCCGCGAGGTCGACCTGGGTCGGTTCCTCCCCGGCGGGGAGACCTACCGCGTCCGGTAG
- a CDS encoding secondary thiamine-phosphate synthase enzyme YjbQ translates to MSPAHTEFTVQTGDRIDVRDVTDRVDEALPTGYDGLATVFVRHTTAGVTLNEFEPRLVRDVERFVEALAPEKDWAHDELDGNADAHLRSMLLGRDVTVPVREGTTDLGTWQSVLLVECDGPRERSVSVYPH, encoded by the coding sequence ATGAGCCCCGCCCACACCGAGTTCACCGTCCAGACCGGCGACCGCATCGACGTACGGGACGTGACCGACCGCGTCGACGAGGCACTCCCGACGGGCTACGACGGCCTCGCGACGGTGTTCGTCCGCCACACGACGGCGGGCGTGACGCTCAACGAGTTCGAACCGCGACTCGTCCGCGACGTCGAGCGGTTCGTGGAGGCGCTCGCTCCCGAGAAGGACTGGGCGCACGACGAACTCGACGGGAACGCCGACGCACACCTGCGCTCGATGCTCCTCGGGCGCGACGTGACGGTTCCCGTCCGCGAGGGGACGACGGACCTCGGGACGTGGCAGTCGGTGTTGCTCGTCGAGTGCGACGGCCCCCGAGAACGGAGCGTGTCCGTGTACCCTCACTGA
- a CDS encoding sodium-dependent transporter encodes MVERETWATRVGFILAAIGSAVGLGNIWRFPFQTATNGGSAFLVVYLVAVLVIGIPALLGEFVIGRRANINAIEAFNKLGRPQWAFIGAIGVIGSFWTLSYYSVVGGWVIRFVYGFGSGVVLEQPQTYFTEVAATGPDAVALHAVFMLITVGIVALGIEDGIELATKFMVPSIVVLLVALAVYAATLSGAGAGYEFYLTPDFGTVADNAASVVPAAAGQALFSLSVGFSVMITYASYLGKDDSLAADGLTIAVSNTFVGVLAGLVVIPLLFAANIEIGGELVGSEGGAGAVFVGVTSALTNLPGGAARVVGVIFFGTVLIAALSSSISLLEAVVSYLVDNYSLSRAPTAAGLGSVVFLLGVPSALSLEWLDWFDGIGVTLFLPLAVLFVVLFVGWVLGQEAVDELRQGTSGGATLSMVWLWSLRTVVLLAILVVVGLNFYDLFLTPDSGYYIVPPGF; translated from the coding sequence ATGGTAGAACGTGAGACGTGGGCGACGCGTGTGGGGTTCATCCTCGCGGCCATCGGGAGCGCCGTCGGACTGGGGAACATCTGGCGGTTCCCGTTCCAGACGGCGACCAACGGTGGGTCGGCGTTTCTGGTGGTGTACCTCGTCGCGGTGCTGGTCATCGGCATCCCGGCGCTGCTCGGCGAGTTCGTCATCGGTCGGCGCGCGAACATCAACGCCATCGAGGCGTTCAACAAGCTCGGTCGTCCGCAGTGGGCGTTCATCGGCGCTATCGGCGTCATCGGGAGCTTCTGGACGCTCTCGTACTACAGCGTCGTCGGCGGCTGGGTCATCCGCTTCGTCTACGGGTTCGGGTCGGGCGTCGTCCTGGAGCAGCCACAGACGTACTTCACCGAGGTCGCCGCGACGGGGCCGGACGCGGTCGCACTCCACGCCGTGTTCATGCTCATCACGGTCGGAATCGTCGCGCTCGGAATCGAGGACGGCATCGAACTGGCGACGAAGTTCATGGTCCCCAGCATCGTCGTGCTCCTGGTCGCCCTCGCGGTGTACGCGGCCACCCTCTCCGGGGCGGGCGCGGGCTACGAGTTCTACCTCACGCCCGACTTCGGGACCGTCGCCGACAACGCGGCGAGCGTCGTCCCGGCCGCGGCAGGACAGGCGCTGTTCAGCCTCTCCGTCGGGTTCAGCGTGATGATAACGTACGCCTCCTACCTCGGGAAGGACGACAGCCTCGCCGCCGACGGCCTCACAATCGCCGTGTCGAACACGTTCGTCGGCGTGCTGGCCGGTCTCGTCGTCATCCCGCTGCTGTTCGCCGCGAACATCGAGATCGGCGGTGAACTCGTCGGGAGCGAAGGCGGGGCTGGGGCGGTGTTCGTCGGTGTGACGTCGGCGCTCACGAACCTCCCCGGCGGTGCTGCGCGGGTCGTCGGCGTCATCTTCTTCGGCACCGTCCTCATCGCGGCGCTCTCCTCCTCGATCAGCCTGCTGGAGGCGGTCGTCTCCTACCTCGTGGACAACTACTCGCTGTCGCGCGCGCCGACCGCGGCCGGTCTCGGGTCGGTCGTCTTCCTGCTCGGCGTCCCGTCGGCGTTGAGTCTGGAGTGGCTCGACTGGTTCGACGGCATCGGCGTCACCCTGTTCCTCCCGCTGGCCGTGCTGTTCGTCGTCCTGTTCGTCGGCTGGGTGCTCGGACAGGAAGCCGTCGACGAACTCAGGCAGGGCACCAGCGGCGGGGCGACGCTCTCGATGGTCTGGCTCTGGAGCCTCCGGACCGTCGTCCTGCTGGCCATCCTCGTCGTCGTCGGCCTGAACTTCTACGACCTGTTCCTGACGCCCGACTCCGGCTACTACATCGTCCCGCCGGGGTTCTGA